The Bemisia tabaci unplaced genomic scaffold, PGI_BMITA_v3 genome has a segment encoding these proteins:
- the LOC109033297 gene encoding mitochondrial inner membrane protease subunit 1 produces the protein MYSYNFPNFCFSKVTKVFTSLIQYSCLAHCALEYGGDFVVCTGPSMEPTILSENIVVSEHISPRLFKIKCGDIIIAKSPSNHRQLICKRVTGLPGDTIKVGSKLHVVPRGHVWLEGDNRKNSSDSRSYGSIPYGLIRGRVVCRVWPPHQISMLTPDQSTKSKTHCFSSS, from the exons ATGTATTCTTATAACTTTCCCAACTTTTGTTTCTCTAAAGTTACCAAAGTCTTCACCAGTTTGATTCAGTATAGTTGTCTCGCTCATTGTGCTCTAGAATATGGTGGGGACTTTGTGGTT TGCACAGGACCTTCCATGGAGCCCACTATTTTATCTGAGAACATTGTCGTGTCAGAACACATAAGCCCACGACTATTTAAAATTAAGTGTGGAGACATCATTATCGCTAAATCCCCCTCAAACCATCGTCAGCTCATTTGCAAACGAGTGACTGGTCTTCCTGGTGATACCATCAAAGTCGGCTCCAAACTACATGTG GTGCCTCGTGGTCATGTTTGGCTGGAGGGTGACAACCGCAAAAATTCCTCAGACTCCAGATCATATGGTTCTATTCCTTATGGATTAATCCGAGGTCGCGTAGTCTGCCGGGTTTGGCCCCCTCATCAAATTTCCATGCTTACTCCAGATCAATCAACAAAATCCAAAACACACTGCTTTTCGTCTTCTTGA